The following is a genomic window from Gammaproteobacteria bacterium.
CCCGCTTGGCCGGGCGTTCGAATAGCCAGCTGAATGCCGCGCCGGCGCTCCATAGCGTGGGTTGCCCGTTGGTGTCGCTGTGATGCTCCAACTGTGGATTCACTTCAGGGTTGGGGAGTCCGCGGGCCGTCTGCACCTGCGCCTCGGCCACGGCCACGCCGGCGCGCGCCTCCGCGGGCTCCGGGCGGTAATACAGCGCAGCCGCGGCCAGCGCCCGCCGATCCCATGCGGGCAAAGGCCACCGGGAGACGGGAACGCCCCGCTGCCGGAGGAAATCACGCAGGTCGCTGCGGGCAAGATTGCGCGCGGCATATGCCGAGGGCAGGGCCTCCGGATCAAGCGGCTTGGGCTGATAGGTTTGCAGCGCGCAGGCGGCCATCATGCCGGCAAGAATGATGAGCGGCAGCTCGCGAGCGCCGATTGCTTTTTTTCTTGTTGTTTCGGTCCGCATGCTCAGACATCCGCAAACAGGCCCGCCCACGCATGCGTGTGCGTCCCGTCGACTTCGGATCGTTTTCAGTGTTCGTGATTCAAACCGGTACGCACAGCCATCTGTTCCGGCGTGGCCTCTTTCTGGTATTTCGCCTTCCATTCTTCGTAGGGCATGCCATAGACCGCGGTCCTGGCCTCGTCCTTCGTCAGCTTCACTCCGCGCTCCTCGGCGGCGGCGAGATACCAGTTCGACAGGCAATTGCGGCAGAAACCGGCCAGATTCATGAGATCGATGTTCTGGACGTCCGTGCGCCTGCGCAAATGCTCCAGCAGATGCCGGAAGGCCGCCGCCTCCAATTCGACCTGCGATTTTTCGTCCACAAGGCCCTCTTCTTCTCGCGGTGCGGGATGGGATTGGTTATTATACGCGCCTCTTTTTTCACGGGATATTTCTCATGGATTCCGACCGGAGCAGGGATCAGCCCGCGGCCGGGACACGGCATCAAATCATCGTGGTAGGCGGTGGCGCGGGCGGCTTTGAATTGGCCGTGCGACTGGGCCGTCGCCTCGGCCGCCGGGGCCTGGCGGACGTGACGCTGGTTGATCGCACGCCCGTGCACATCTGGAAGCCGCTGCTGCACGAGGTTGCGGCCGGCACCTTGAATGCCAACGAGGATGAACTCAATTACCTCGCCTACGCGCACTGGAACCACTTTCGCTTCCGTCTGGGGTCGCTGGAGACCATCGATCGCGCCGGCAAGGCCCTGATCCTGTCCCCCTCGTTCGACGAGCAGGGCCAGGAATTCATTCCCCGCCGCAAGTTCCACTACGACACACTGGTGGTCTGCATCGGCAGCCTGACCCATGACTACAGTGTCCCCGGCGTGCGCGAACATTGCCAGACGCTGGACACCCGCGAGCAGGCGGACCACTTCCACCGCCATCTGCTGTACCGCTGCTATCAGGCCAACGCCCAGGAAGCACCGCTGCGGCCCGGTCAATTGCACATCGCCATCGCCGGCGCCGGCGCGACCGGCGTCGAGTTGGCCGCCGAACTCCATAGCGCCGTGCGGCAGCTGGTCTCCTTCGGGCTTGAGCGCATCGATCCGGAGCGCGACATACGCATCAATCTGGTCGAGGGTGCGACGCGCGTGCTGCCCGGCCTGCCTGAGCGGATATCGGCGGAGACCGAGAGACTTCTCAAGGACATCAACATTCAAGTCATGACCGGCGAACGGGTGACGCGCGCCACCGCCGAGGGCTTCCACACCCAGAGCGGCAAATTCATCCCCGCCGAAATCAAAATCTGGGCCGCCGGCATCAAGGCACCGGAGGTGCTGAAGAACCTGGATGGACTCGAGACGAACCACATCAATCAACTATCGGTCCGTCCCACGCTGCAGACCACCCGCGATGAAAACATATTTGCCCTGGGCGACTGCGCCGCCTGCCCGCTTGGTGACGGCAAATCCCTGGTGCCGCCGCGCGCACAGGCCGCGCATCAGCAGGCCTCACTGTTGGTGAAATCCATCGAACTCCGCCTGCGCGGCGGGGCCCGCCTGCCGGAATACCGCTATCATGACTTCGGCTCGCTCATCAATCTGAGCCACCACAGCACCATCGGCAATCTCATGGGCAATCTGATGGGGCGCGCGGGGACCTTCTACATGGAGGGCCTGCTGGCGAGGCTGGCGTATTTATCCCTGTACAAGATGCACCTGCTGGCCATACAGGGCTGGTGGCCCGTCACCTTGAAGACGCTGGCTAATCTCCTCAGCCGGCGCACTAAACCCCGCCTGAAGCTGCATTGAGCAGCCGCAGGTGCGAGAGCCGCCGCCAGGTCAGGAGCGCGATCACCGGCGAGCAGATGGCGGCGGCAATCAGCACCGGTTCAAGCCATTCCAGCCAGGCCAGCGGCCCGAATAGATACAGCGCATCGTCGAAATCGAATCCGGCCACGCCCGTGTAGGCCTTCCTCCCGCTGCCGTCGAATTTCTCCAGCCGCTCCGACCACACCGAGGCGACGGCAACCGCGATCCCGGCCACCAGCCCCAACAGCACGGCCCATGCGCCAAGATGGGAGTGGCGCAGCCCCAACCCTATGGAAAGAAACAGCAGCGCGTTCAGGATGACGTCGGTGAAATAGTCGTAGGCATGACCGGCCGGGCTGCTCCTGCCTGACAGGCGCGCCAGTTCGCCATCGGCGCGATCCATAAAGGCGGAAACCACCCACCACACGCCGCCCCATATTTCGCCGCTGCGAGTACCGTATCCGAATGCGACGCAGGCCAAAAGTCCGCTCAGGAAACGCAACGTGGTCAGGTGATTGGGAGTCACGGGGGTGTGGACGAGGGGCTGGACGAAATAACGGGCCAGCCGGTGCGTCCATGAGGTATAGGGCGCGGTGGTTTTCAGAGATGGCCACTGCATATTCAACCGCCGACCATTTCCAGCCGGCGCGCCAGCCAGCGGCGGCTTTCCAGATGATGCCAGAATATCAACATGGGCAAACCCAGCAGGAATTCGCGCACGCGTTTGACGAGCGACAACGCCAGGGCATGGCTGGGATCCAGCCCATACCAGCCGCCGATGAAAATCAGTCCGCCCTCCTGCACGCCCAGTGCGCCGGGCACGATGAAACCCGCGCTGCGCACCGCCTGTCCCAGGCTCTCAATGACCATGCAGGCGGCCCAGCCCGGTTCGACGCCCATCAAATGCAGAGCCAGCCAGATCTCACCGACGCCGACCAGCCAGGACACGAAGTGATAAGGCGCGGCGGAGAGCCATGTGCGCCGATCGCGGTAAAACCCCTGCACCTCCTCGTGCAGATTGGAAAATACCCCCAGCGCCGGCTGGTTGAGCTGCGCCGCGGTGATCTGCAGCAGGCGTTCGATGATTTTGAACAGGCCATAACGCTGCGCGATGACATAGCCGCCAATCGCCAGCACCGCCACCCCCACGCCGGCCGAGAGCCGTAAAAGCTCGCCGTCATGACCGCCCCGCACCATTACCAGAAACAATCCCATGAAGGTGAAGATTAACTGCGTCAGCAACTCCAGCGTCATGTCGATGACCACACCGGCAGTGGCGGACGCCGCCGGTGCACCATTAAAAGTGAGCAACCGCGCGCCCACGAGATCGCCGCCCACCTGTCCGGCCGGCAGCAGGTTGTTGACGGCCTCGCGCACCAGCCGCGCCTGCAGAAAATACGTGTAATCTGCCGGCCACACACGGTGCATGACCCGCTGCCAGGCGCACACGGAAAAAAACAGCGGAATGAAATGGAATGCCGCGACCGCGAATACGCCCCAACCGACGGCAAGAAAAGCCTGCGCCACGTTGTTAAAGCCGTGGTGGGCAATCAACGCCAGCGCGAGCAACAATCCCAGCAGGGCAACAAGGTACAGGCTGCGTTTCATCACGGAAGATTTCGCAAGACCCGCGGCCGGCGACCGATCTGAAAACTCAAGAGGACTTCACAGGTAATGGCGGCTTGTTCAGGCCTCGCCTCCACGCGCGCGCAGGAAGTGCATGAATTCCACGCCTTCGCGCAGGCGGCGCTTCATCATTTCCCAGCTCTTCAGCATCTCCCACGTGATGGCGGCAATCTTGCGCGGCCGGAAATAAAACCGCTTGTAGAACTCGGCGACCGCCTCGAAAATCTCCTCCTTGCTGAGATGCGGGTAATTCAGCGAGCTGATCTGAAAGCCCTCGGTCTGCACCAGGTGCTTGCCCTGCTCCAGCAGCCAGCCGTTTTCCACCGCCTGTTTGTAGAGTGCCGTGCCTGGATAGGGCGCGGCGATGGACACCTGAATGGTATGCGGGTTGATCTCCTGCGCGAAGCGGATGGTTTCTTCGATCGTCTCTCGCGTCTCGCCCGGCAGGCCCATGATGAAGGTGCCGTGGATGGTGATGCCGAGTTTGTTGCAATCGGCCGTGAAGCGGCGCGCGAATTCCACGCGCATGCCCTTCTTGATGTTGAAAAGGATCTGCTGGTTGCCGGTTTCGTAGCCAACGAGCAAAAGACGCAGACCATTGTCATGCATGACCTTGAGGGTCTCGTAGGGAACATTGGCCTTGGCGTTGCACGACCATGTGACGCCCAGCTTGCCGAGCCCGCGGGCGATTTCCTCGGCGCGCTTCAGGTCGTCGGTGAAGGTGTCGTCATCGAAGAAAAATTCCCTGACCTGGGGGAAGAGCTTTTTGGCGTGCGCGATTTCCGCCACCACGTTGCCGGCGCTGCGGGTGCGGTATTTGTGTCCGCCGATGGTCTGCGGCCAGAGGCAGAAGGTGCAGCGCGACTTGCAGCCCCTGCCGGTGTACAACGACACATAGGGATGCAGCAGGTAGCCGATGAAGTAATCCTCGATGACCAAATCGCGATGATAGACGTCCACCACCCACGGCAGCTGGTTCATGTCATGGAGGATGGGCCGCTCCGGATTGCGCACGGCCTGCCCGTCCTTGCGGTAAGTGACGCCCTGCACCTCGGCCATCGGCCTGCCTTCGGCGATTTCCTTGATGGTGAAATCGAATTCCGCATGGCCCACGTAATCAATGGCCGGCGAGGCCAGCAGCGATTGCTCCGGCGCCATCGCCACGTGAGCGCCGACAAACCCCACCTTGAGTTCCGGATTTGCCGCCTTGAGCGCCTCGGCCACCTTGATGTCGTTGCCGAATGAGGGCGTGCTGGTGTGCAGCACCACCATCTCGAAATTGCGGGCCATCGGGATGATTTGCTCCAGGGACAGTCCGCGTGCGGGGGCATCGATCAGTTTGCTGCCCGGAATCAGCGCCGCCGGCTGCGCCAGCCAGGTCGGATACCAGAAGGAACGGATCTCGCGCTTGGCCTGATAGCGCGACCCGGCGCCGCCGTCAAAACCCTCATAGGAGGGCGGATTCAGGAAGAGTGTCTTCATCATGGGCTTTACACCCCTTGTTGAGAAAAAAGTTGACCGCCTTTGTCAATGGAAAACCGCCGGCCGCGCCAGGAGACGCCGCGTCCGAGGAAACTCATCGCCCAGACAAAAAATCCCAGCAGATCGCGCACCGGCGACAGCCACGGTGTGGCCGGCTCGCGGATGTGGAGCCGCCACCGCGCGATGAAGTGCATGAGCATCCGCAGGCAGACGGCGGCGCCGGCGAGGCCCCAGGCCGAGGTTTCCAGACGCCCCGCCCAGGTGCTCAAGACCGCGCAAAAAAGCGTGACGGGCACGGCATAAGTAATCGCGGAGCAGGCGTAACCCACCGGTTCCAGAGACAGTATTGTGCGGGCCCAGCGCAATTCGTGCCTGAAGGCCGATTTGAAATCGGGTTCGGAAACGATGTTGTCCACGATATACGGACACAAAACCACCTTGTATCCGGCGCCGCTGATGCGCTTGCCGAGCATGTGATCATCGGCCAGCAGCGACGCCAGGGGCGCGAATCCGCCGGTGGCCGCGAGCGCCTCGCGGCGTACCGCCATCGTGGAGCCGAAACAGAAATCAAGTTTCCTGAAACGCAGGGCCACCAGCACCGACGGCAGGAACCATTCATTGATTGCCATCGCGCTCAAGCGCGAGGCCAGGCCCCCTGCGGCCACGCCACGGTACAGGCAGGTCACCGCCCCCACACCGGGATCGGCGAACTCGATCGCCAGTGCCCGCAGGTAATTTTTTTCAACCTTCATGTCGCTGTCGGCGATCACCAGGATGTCGTGCCTCGCGGCATGGGTCATATTGGCAAGATTGCTGACCTTGTAGTTGCTGCCAATTACCGTGGCGTTCACCACCAAGCCGAGATCGCGGTGCGGATATTCCTTCATCAACCGGCGTACGACGGCCACCGCGGGGTCGGATGTTTCGCGCACGCCGAACACGATTTGGTATTGCGGATAATCCTGTTCGCAGAACGAACGCAGGTTTTCATAAAGCCCCGTGTCCAATCCGCAGACGGGCTTTAAAATCGTGACGGGCGGCAAGGCAGTGACACCGGGCTGTGGCACCAGGGCCTTGAACTGGCTCAACCGCCACATGGCATACGCCACGTAGCCAAGCGATAGAAAACCAAAGACCAGGCCGAAAATCAGAACCACGGTAGGTACGGCACTCATGCTTATGCAGTATAACCCATTGTTAATGATGATATTTTATTGAAATTCAATAAGGCCTGAAAGGATTCCGGCTGATTCAGGGCCCCCTTCAAAATCATTTTCGCACGACTGGGTATCCGCCGCCATATCACTTCCCGCTCCGCCACGCCATTTCAACGCCCCACCGGAGGGAAAGACGCATGGAGAAGCCAGCTATGCGAAACCGTACTTTTTCATGCGCGTGCGCATGATCATGCGCGTGATCCCCAGTTGGCGCGCGGCTTCTGAAACATTGTTATTGGTGCGCTTGAGCGCGCGTTCAATCAATAATTTCTCGGCGGCCTCCAGGCTCATGCCATCCAGGGCCGCATCCACGGATGGGGTGGTGGCTGCGGGCGTGCTCAACATCAAGGTCGCGGCCTTGATCGGGCCGCCGCCGGAGAGCAGCACCACGCGTTCAATGAGGTGCCTGAGCTCGCGCACGTTGCCCGGCCAGTGATAACGACGCAGCGCCTCCAGCGCCTCCGGCTCGAATTGCGGTTCGCGCCGGCCATAGCGCGCCGCCGTCTGTTTGGCGAACTCGCGCGCCAGCAGCAAAATATCATCGCCGCGATCGCGCAGCGGCGGCATCTTGATGGTCAGCACGTTCAGACGGAAATAAAGATCCGAGCGCAACCGCCCCTCCTTGACCATCGTCTCCATGTCGCGGTTGGTGGCGGCTATGAACCAGCAACGGACCGGACGCTCATGGGTGCTGCCCACTCGACGCAGCGTGCGCCGCTCCAGCACCGCCAGCAGCTTGACCTGCAACTCCGGCGGGATCTCGCCGATCTCATCCAGAAACAGCGTGCCATCCTCGGCCGCCTCGATGAGGCCGGTGCGCTCGACGTGGGCGCTGGTGAAGGCGCCCTTCTCATGGCCGAACAACTCCGCTTCGATCAAATCCTTCGGCAGCGCGGCGCAGTCCATGTGCACGAAGGGCCGATCGCGGCGCGCGCTCAGGCTGTGCAGCAGGCGTGCGGCCACGTCCTTGCCGGTGCCGGTCTCGCCCTGGATGAGCACGGTCGGCGGCACGACGTCGGGAGTGGCCACCAGCGCGCCGATACGCTCGGCCTGCCTGCGGAAATCACGGATGGGTTCGCAATCACCGAGAAAAAACTGCCCCGGATTTTCCGCCTTGGCGCTGCGTTCGCGCTTGCGCGAATAGACCAGACTGCGGGTCAGTTCGGCCTTCGACAACACCTTCTGAACGTTGACCACCAATTCATCGAGGTCTATCGGCTTCTTGAGATAATCCAGGGCGTTCAGTTTCATCGCCGCCACGGCGTCCTCAAGCTCGCCATAAGCGGACAAGACCAGCACCGGCACCTCCGGCCCCAGTCCGTTGCGCAGCTTGGCCAGGAAATCGAGCCCGGAACCGTCCGGCAGCCGCATGTCGAGCAGAATCAAATCGGGTTGATTATCCTTGCAGTACGCACTGGCGCGCTCCAGCGTGTTGGCATGATGGCATTGATAACCCTCCTTGGTGAGCCGCTTCAGCACCGCTCTGGCGAACAACTCCTCGTCTTCAACAATCAGGACTTGCATCGCTCCCAATCCTCTTCATCTCAGTGAACGGGCGCCAATGGGGCGGTGATGACGACCCGTGTGCCCGTGGGTTCGTTGCGCTGGAATTCCAGCTGCCACCCATGTGCCTTGCAGACCTTGAAGGCCACCGGTATCCCCAATCCCGTGCCGAAGCGTTTGGTGCTGGGACCCGGCTTCAGTCCCCTGGGTTCCGGAAGGAACGGCATGCCCGCCCCCTGATCGGCAATGATGATTTCATAATCAGCGCCGCGCATCGCCGCGGCCAGTGTAAGCGTGCCCGCCACCGGCGAGGCGTCCACGGCGTTCGATAATAACCCATAGAAGGCCTGCTCCATCAGATCGGCATCCACGATGACCATCGCCCCCGTGTCCCATGCCCCCCTCTCGATCAATATCTTTTTCTCGGTCAGGCGCGGCTGCAGCAAGGTCAGCGCGGCCTCGAGGAGTTGCGTGGGATGCCGCCGTGCCGGGGCGGGCTTGAGCGGATGCAGATACGACACCAGCGCGCTGACCCAGCGCCCCAGCCGATCCACGGTATCCACGATGGCGTGCTTGATCTCGGCGATCTCACCGGGTTGGTCGGCATGATCCAGCAGCTGGGCGCTGGCGCGGATGCTCGCCAGTGGATTACGGATGTTATGCGCGACGACCGGCACCAGGGCGCCCAGGGCGCTGTTCTTCTCACTCTCCACCAATGCATCGCGGCTGCGCAGCAATTCACCGGCCATGTGGTTGACGGTGCGCGCCAAATCCACCATCTCATCCACGCCCTGCTCCGGAATGGGTTGTTGCAATTCGTCGCGGCTGATTCGCTGCGCGCCCGCCATCACTGCGGCCATGGGTCCCACGAATCCGCGCTGGAGCCAGCGGCGCGCCATCACAATCAAGGTCAGTGCCAGCAGGATCGGCAGCGGAAGGACAATGGGGGCGATTTGCGTCCAGCGCTGCAGCGTCTGATCAATCACCTGATGCTCACCGTGGATGACACTCGCGAATTTCGACAATGCCGCCTCGAAACCTCCGACCAGTTCCTCCTCGTAACGCGGATCGAGCACCTTGATGCGCACGGTCTGCGTGGGCAGATAGGGATCGGAAAAAATGTGGTTCATATCGCTCTGCAAGACGCGGTAGGCCTGCTGCAGTCCATCGATGGCCTGCCGCTCATCCTGCCGATCGGCCTGCTGGCGCAAATCGATGAAGTGCCGGTCCATCAAACGCGAATAGCTGCCGTAAAGTTCGAAGGCCTCCGGATTCTCCACCATCCGGGCATAGAGGACCTCCTTGATCTGGCGGAACAGGTCGCCGCGGATCTGCTGCGAGAGATAGGTCAGCTCATTCAAGCGCACCAATTCAGCGGAGTTTTTCTGCCAGAAATACGCCCAGGTGCCGCCCAGTGCGCC
Proteins encoded in this region:
- a CDS encoding DUF1244 domain-containing protein; the encoded protein is MDEKSQVELEAAAFRHLLEHLRRRTDVQNIDLMNLAGFCRNCLSNWYLAAAEERGVKLTKDEARTAVYGMPYEEWKAKYQKEATPEQMAVRTGLNHEH
- a CDS encoding NAD(P)/FAD-dependent oxidoreductase gives rise to the protein MDSDRSRDQPAAGTRHQIIVVGGGAGGFELAVRLGRRLGRRGLADVTLVDRTPVHIWKPLLHEVAAGTLNANEDELNYLAYAHWNHFRFRLGSLETIDRAGKALILSPSFDEQGQEFIPRRKFHYDTLVVCIGSLTHDYSVPGVREHCQTLDTREQADHFHRHLLYRCYQANAQEAPLRPGQLHIAIAGAGATGVELAAELHSAVRQLVSFGLERIDPERDIRINLVEGATRVLPGLPERISAETERLLKDINIQVMTGERVTRATAEGFHTQSGKFIPAEIKIWAAGIKAPEVLKNLDGLETNHINQLSVRPTLQTTRDENIFALGDCAACPLGDGKSLVPPRAQAAHQQASLLVKSIELRLRGGARLPEYRYHDFGSLINLSHHSTIGNLMGNLMGRAGTFYMEGLLARLAYLSLYKMHLLAIQGWWPVTLKTLANLLSRRTKPRLKLH
- a CDS encoding CDP-alcohol phosphatidyltransferase family protein, whose product is MQWPSLKTTAPYTSWTHRLARYFVQPLVHTPVTPNHLTTLRFLSGLLACVAFGYGTRSGEIWGGVWWVVSAFMDRADGELARLSGRSSPAGHAYDYFTDVILNALLFLSIGLGLRHSHLGAWAVLLGLVAGIAVAVASVWSERLEKFDGSGRKAYTGVAGFDFDDALYLFGPLAWLEWLEPVLIAAAICSPVIALLTWRRLSHLRLLNAASGGV
- a CDS encoding flippase-like domain-containing protein; the encoded protein is MKRSLYLVALLGLLLALALIAHHGFNNVAQAFLAVGWGVFAVAAFHFIPLFFSVCAWQRVMHRVWPADYTYFLQARLVREAVNNLLPAGQVGGDLVGARLLTFNGAPAASATAGVVIDMTLELLTQLIFTFMGLFLVMVRGGHDGELLRLSAGVGVAVLAIGGYVIAQRYGLFKIIERLLQITAAQLNQPALGVFSNLHEEVQGFYRDRRTWLSAAPYHFVSWLVGVGEIWLALHLMGVEPGWAACMVIESLGQAVRSAGFIVPGALGVQEGGLIFIGGWYGLDPSHALALSLVKRVREFLLGLPMLIFWHHLESRRWLARRLEMVGG
- the hpnJ gene encoding hopanoid biosynthesis associated radical SAM protein HpnJ codes for the protein MMKTLFLNPPSYEGFDGGAGSRYQAKREIRSFWYPTWLAQPAALIPGSKLIDAPARGLSLEQIIPMARNFEMVVLHTSTPSFGNDIKVAEALKAANPELKVGFVGAHVAMAPEQSLLASPAIDYVGHAEFDFTIKEIAEGRPMAEVQGVTYRKDGQAVRNPERPILHDMNQLPWVVDVYHRDLVIEDYFIGYLLHPYVSLYTGRGCKSRCTFCLWPQTIGGHKYRTRSAGNVVAEIAHAKKLFPQVREFFFDDDTFTDDLKRAEEIARGLGKLGVTWSCNAKANVPYETLKVMHDNGLRLLLVGYETGNQQILFNIKKGMRVEFARRFTADCNKLGITIHGTFIMGLPGETRETIEETIRFAQEINPHTIQVSIAAPYPGTALYKQAVENGWLLEQGKHLVQTEGFQISSLNYPHLSKEEIFEAVAEFYKRFYFRPRKIAAITWEMLKSWEMMKRRLREGVEFMHFLRARGGEA
- the hpnI gene encoding bacteriohopanetetrol glucosamine biosynthesis glycosyltransferase HpnI, with product MSAVPTVVLIFGLVFGFLSLGYVAYAMWRLSQFKALVPQPGVTALPPVTILKPVCGLDTGLYENLRSFCEQDYPQYQIVFGVRETSDPAVAVVRRLMKEYPHRDLGLVVNATVIGSNYKVSNLANMTHAARHDILVIADSDMKVEKNYLRALAIEFADPGVGAVTCLYRGVAAGGLASRLSAMAINEWFLPSVLVALRFRKLDFCFGSTMAVRREALAATGGFAPLASLLADDHMLGKRISGAGYKVVLCPYIVDNIVSEPDFKSAFRHELRWARTILSLEPVGYACSAITYAVPVTLFCAVLSTWAGRLETSAWGLAGAAVCLRMLMHFIARWRLHIREPATPWLSPVRDLLGFFVWAMSFLGRGVSWRGRRFSIDKGGQLFSQQGV
- a CDS encoding sigma-54 dependent transcriptional regulator, with amino-acid sequence MQVLIVEDEELFARAVLKRLTKEGYQCHHANTLERASAYCKDNQPDLILLDMRLPDGSGLDFLAKLRNGLGPEVPVLVLSAYGELEDAVAAMKLNALDYLKKPIDLDELVVNVQKVLSKAELTRSLVYSRKRERSAKAENPGQFFLGDCEPIRDFRRQAERIGALVATPDVVPPTVLIQGETGTGKDVAARLLHSLSARRDRPFVHMDCAALPKDLIEAELFGHEKGAFTSAHVERTGLIEAAEDGTLFLDEIGEIPPELQVKLLAVLERRTLRRVGSTHERPVRCWFIAATNRDMETMVKEGRLRSDLYFRLNVLTIKMPPLRDRGDDILLLAREFAKQTAARYGRREPQFEPEALEALRRYHWPGNVRELRHLIERVVLLSGGGPIKAATLMLSTPAATTPSVDAALDGMSLEAAEKLLIERALKRTNNNVSEAARQLGITRMIMRTRMKKYGFA
- a CDS encoding HAMP domain-containing sensor histidine kinase encodes the protein MRWLSSLKSVLLAQELAFLFLVAVTGALGGTWAYFWQKNSAELVRLNELTYLSQQIRGDLFRQIKEVLYARMVENPEAFELYGSYSRLMDRHFIDLRQQADRQDERQAIDGLQQAYRVLQSDMNHIFSDPYLPTQTVRIKVLDPRYEEELVGGFEAALSKFASVIHGEHQVIDQTLQRWTQIAPIVLPLPILLALTLIVMARRWLQRGFVGPMAAVMAGAQRISRDELQQPIPEQGVDEMVDLARTVNHMAGELLRSRDALVESEKNSALGALVPVVAHNIRNPLASIRASAQLLDHADQPGEIAEIKHAIVDTVDRLGRWVSALVSYLHPLKPAPARRHPTQLLEAALTLLQPRLTEKKILIERGAWDTGAMVIVDADLMEQAFYGLLSNAVDASPVAGTLTLAAAMRGADYEIIIADQGAGMPFLPEPRGLKPGPSTKRFGTGLGIPVAFKVCKAHGWQLEFQRNEPTGTRVVITAPLAPVH